A stretch of DNA from Mycoplasma wenyonii str. Massachusetts:
TAGTATTCTTACTCTCATTGGCTGATCTGGAGGAGCCATTCTCTTAACTGAAACTCTTTCATTTCTTGGGGCCTGCTCTTCCTTTTCCTTCTTAATTTGTGCTTTAAGAGCCTCTTTTAACTCATCTATCTTTGTCTTTGTGGCCATATATTTAAAATTTTAGATCCCTTATTTTAGTAGTTTTAGAGCTCTTTTGCTGTTATCTAACACTATCTTTTTGAGCTCTGAAAGTTCAATTTTCTTAACCTCTGAGATAACTCTTAAGATAGATCTACAGATTGTAGGACCAAGAGCTAAATAGGGAGAGTCACTCTCAACCAACAATCTATCTATAGGAGTTTCAGAGATTAACTCCCTAAATCTCTCAATATCCCTAAAGATCAAAGGTGAAAAGGAGATAAAGCAATCTTTTGAGAGTTCCAATAACTCTCTTAAATTCTCTTTAGTTCCATAAAAAGAGTGAATAATTCCATAGAAGCTAGGCTGTTGCTTTAAGAACTCAATAGCTTCAGTCATTGCATTTCTTATATGTAATACAGAACTTAAGTTGTATTTTCTAGCCAGCTGTAACTGAGCATCTAATCACTTTATTTGTTGCTCATAACTTTCTTCTTTAGTTACTCTGTAGAAATCCAATCCTATCTCCCCAATAGCTAACACCTTGCCTTTGTTTCTCTGAATTATCTCCTCCAACTGATTAATAACTTCTTTCATTTCCTTATTTACTTCAGAGAGGTATAAAGGATGAATTCCAATTGCACAATAGAGCTTCTCAAACTTTTTAGCTTGTTCTATTACCTCTTTAGATTCACTTAAAGAAGTTGCAACATTCAGATACAGAAAGTTAGCTTCTAAGCTTATTAGTCTCTCATAATAAGCACTAAACTCCCTAGAAGTAAAGTGAACATGTGTTTCAAATATCTCCATCTAATCTAGACTGTGCAACTAACTAATAAAGCTACTAAATATCTTCCACTATATCTCCACAAGTCTTTCAAACATATCTCAAATTTAATGCCTTATATCTCCCTAATTCTTTTAGTAGTAGACGGTAGAGTTCCACAACTAAAAGAGCTCTATATCAAAGAAATAAAGAGAAAGTGAGCAAACAAAGAGATATTAGTTATCTTCTCTAAACAGGACTTGCTTCCTTATCCCAAACCGGAACACTCTTTTGATCTTCGAAAACCTAGTTCCAAGAGAGCCATTCTTAGACTAATCAACTCTAAGTTAAAGTCTCTGACTTTGAGCACTAAAGAGTCCACTAACTCTCTCATTATTATGGGAGGGGCAAATAGTGGCAAGTCTAGCCTAATTAATTTATTAATAGGAAGAAAAAAGGTCAAGAAGTCTCCAGAGGCTGGTACTACTAGAGGCATTACTAGACATAAGATACCTGCGACCCCACTCCTAATCTATGACAGCCCAGGTCTATTCCCGACTAACTTAAATAAAGAGCTGAGAATATTATTTAGACTCTTGAATTTCCTTCCCGCGACAGAGGGAGGGCAAGAAGTCATAGGAGAGTGAGCCTATAACTATCTGATTGGCTCTCATCCAGATAAATTGCAAAAACTATTACCTAATTCCCTAGAGAATCTCAGTTACCACTCTTTCTTAAAAGCCTTAGCTCAAAGATATAGATTATTAGAGAAAAGGGGAGAACTTTCTTTAGAGCTAGCTGAACAAAAGTTTCTTCAGCTAATAAGAAATGGAACTATAGGTAATCTTTACTGGTTAATGCCCCCCCCGCTAGGTAATGAGTTCCAGAGGGAAACATCCAAATAAAATGAGGCCCACCAAGAATTCCATTAGACATAGAAAACACCCATTTAATGCCAGACACTCCGAGAGAAATATATATAAAGCTCTCTCTTCATGTGTAAGGAAAAAGAAGTGTTATCTATATAAAGAACTTGTTTTTGAGAGATACAAAGAGAGAATACTTTCTGTAGCTATTTTTTTATTCACTACCTCTCCATTCCTATTCAGGAGAAAGTCAGATAATCTCTTTAACTTTCACTGGAGAAAATATACTCAGATATTTTCTAAGAAAGATAAGATACAACTACTCAACTGTTCTGTTTTATATCTTTTAGAAAATTCTCAATTCTCTAAAACTGATGAGAAAAAAATAAGAGATTTTCTCCCTAAACCAATTCCTTCCTTTAATGAGAATTACTTTCTAATCATTATGAAAAAGAAATCAGAAGATAATGACTTTAACCCGCTGAGTCTTAAATTCAATAAATATCTAAAGTTAATCTCTATTTCCCTTAGACTTTTTGAGATTATTAGATATGAAATTTCTAAAGATTATTCAAAGGTTTTAGAGTTAGTTGAACTTTCACATATCTGAAAGGAAAAGATAAGTGATATTTTTGGATTTAAATCTGAATACATTAACTTTCTTTATTTTTTAAATTTGAAACGCAAGAGAAGGTCTGGGTGAAGTGATTAATCTTTAATAGAAATGGCTGTTAAGAAGAAAGTTAATTCTAGAGCTAAGTCCAGAGCAAAAGAGTTAAAGAAAGAGAGAGTTAGATACGAACTTAGAAGAAGAGCTAAGAAACAAATAAAGAAGCAATTAAGTTTTGTTGTTGAGACCAATAATTTAACTGAAGAAATTATTAAAGAAAAACAAGGAGCTCTCTCTCTCCTCTACAAAACCTTAGATAGTAAGCAAAGCAAAGGCTTAATTACTAAAGGTAGAGCCAATAGACTTAAGTCCAAAAGTACTAAAAAATTAAATCAACTAATTAGTTCAGATGCATAAGCTAACTAAATAAGATAGCAGGAGAAGGAGGAATGCATATATAGTATGTCTCTTTTAAAGTTATTTCACTGTATCCCAGGTTGTGCGGCGATTGCATGTCCATTTGTTCATTTTGGCAAAGCTTTTGAATCGGGGGGGGAGTGATGAGTACCTGGGGCAGAAAACATAACAGTTTTCAGAACAGAAAGTGACGGTAGGGGAGGAAAGTTTTTCACTTATGAGCATGTAAAAGCAGGCTTAGGATTAGTAGGTAAAAAGAAACACAAAAACAACGGCTTAGATCGAATAGCGATTGTAGATTTTAAAAACATTAAAGTTACCAAGAACTCATGAAGTGATAGTCTTAAAGGGGCTGTCAAGATTGCTCAAAAAATCAATTCTGACAAAAGAAAAGATGAATTTCAAGATGTAAATGATGGAATTTCTTGAAAGTTTCTTGGTGTTGAAGGAGAACAAGTTGTTGGATATATGCTTGTTGCTAGATTATCAAGCGCAACAGGTAAACCAATATTGGAATCAGTGAAAGGTAGTTCAGATAGTGTCTCAAGTGAATCATCTAAAGCTCTTGAATTGAAGGATTTAGTCAAAAGGGAAGACGATAAGCCTGTTTGTCAAAATAGAGCCAAGGTCTTTGATTTGATGCTTACAAAGGATTTCAGTATTGAGTGAAGAGATAATAGTTGAAAGTTAGGAGTGATTTCTCCAGAGATTGTTGGTCAAAAACATAAGGATGTAATTCAACAAATGAAGGCAACCTCGACCGGCTGTCAAGATGGTCAAGTGTTTTTTGTAACAAGTAATGTTTATTTCTGACTAAAAAATGGTCATGATGGCCAAGAACGAACAGTATTTAGCGAAGAAAATCAAGGCAGTCAATTCAAAGCACTAAAAGTAAAAGACACAGTCAAGAGTGTAATTTATGACAATATTGAAAATATTGAACTTACACTGAATGGCTTAAAAGACAGTTTTGGACATACTATGAGCTGAGGGGAAGGCTCTAAACCAATAGTTAATCTGCAAATTAAGAGATAGTTAGTTAATCTATTATGTTACCAATCAAATATTTTTTTCCAATGATATTTGCAGGTGTAGTTGGAGCTGTAGTGGCAATGCATTGCAACGATTCTGTGACCAAATCTGCAACACATGAGTCAAAGGCACTAGAACGACAATCTTACTTACTCTACCTTCCTACACAATAATTACTTAGAGAGTTAATTATCTTTTCTATTTAACTTAGAAGGTAAATATTGAGTTTTGTAGGCATTTTTAACCAGAGTTAAGTTCAAACTTCCGATTCATTAGTTCCCTCTTCTTGCTTTAGTGACTGGTAGCTCTGTTTTTTCAATTCTTCCAGTCTTTTGTGTCATCGGAGCTTTCTACTTTATTACTAAAAAAAAGAGAGAGCAACAATCAAAACAACTAAGTAGAAAGGATGATATTTGGTATGTAGTTAAAGAGTACTTAAAGCTCTCAGGCAGACAAGGACACAAATTAGCAGACCTTTCTCTTTATCCTAGAGCTCAATCTATTTCAACTCTAAGAGAATATATCTTTGAGGTTAGGCAAACTCTAAGAGTAGAGAATGCAAGACTCCAAGGAATTAAGTTAAAGGCTAAGAAACCTTCTAAGTTAAATCAACTACTACCTTTTGTTCAAAAACCTATAAAGGTATTTCCTAAAGAAGAGAAATATCAAAGACAAATAGAGCTAAAGACTTTGGTTTTGTTAGCAGAGAAATTCTCTGCTTACAGAGAATACCTAGATATTTATAAACAAGCTATTAAGTCTGAAAAATTCCTAGAGCTAGTTAAGAAAAAATTAATTGGAGAGGCTCTCTCTAAGCTAACTAAGCAAAAAAAGAAGATCATTTCAAGAAATAGATATTTAGTTTGTTTCAGAACTATAGATAAGAATCACTTCTTAACTCCCTGAGAAGCCATAGAAATTGAGCTATTTAAAAATCCAAAGAAAAATTCCAAAGAGAAATACAAAATATTATTTACTTCTGCACTAAATTACAATGAAGAGCTTCACTGAATTTATGCAATGCAACTTAAATATCTAAGAGATAAAAAGAATGTAGAAAAGAGAAGTATAGAGGCTCAAAGAGAGTTAGAGAGAAAGCAAAAAAGAAAAGAGAAGCTTAATAAATTCTTTAGACTAAATAAATCTCAAAAAAAGAGCTAATAACTTATCAGAAAGGCCCTAGAACAGCTATTTAGCTTAAATTACAAAGTCTTTAAGAACTCTATAGAAAGACCTTTTGAGTTAGCTTTTCTCTCTGATAGGCAATTCTCTGAAATAATCTCTAAGCCCGAAGAAGGAGGAATAAATAACTTATTAGGATTCTCTCTCACTGAATATGAAAAAAACAAGATTATTCAGAAGATTACAGAGAAGGCAGAAGAGGCAAGTCACACTAAAGACTTTCTTTCAGCCTTACTGCAACTTTGAGGTGATTTAGCTAATAGGTGTTATTTTTTTAAGGGAACTCTAGAGGATTGAAATAGTTTCTTAAAAAACAAAAGTGAAACTTTTTTAATCTATAACCCAGAGATTCAGCTACAGAACTTCTCTGACTCTGGAATTCACTTAACTCTCAAGCCAGATGTATTGCTTTACTACAAGGGAAGTTGAAGCTTACTCTTACTTTCTTATTCCGCAAAACCTAACTCAACTTATCTATCTAAATTTCTTTTTTTCTTTCTCTCTTTAAAGAAATATCTGGGAATAGAAATTCAAGAATTTGTAATTGCTTGATTTAATGAGTCAGGTCAACTTCAACTATCTAATTACCTTCCAACAGTTAAGAAAGTAACAAAGAGTACCATACCCGATTATTTCAAGATTTCAAGAGCTTTAGGACTTCCAGAGTTTAGAGTAAAGAGTCCTTTTACATTTGTAGAACAAACTTGAGCGGGAAATGACTCAAATGGAGCAGAGCAAAAAAGAGAGAAGATAGTAGAAGCCTTGTTGGAAATGAAAGAGGAATTCCCAAAAAGACTACAACAACTAACTCAACTAGCTAAAAGACTTTTAGAAAATATCCCAGAAGAGCTAGAGATACTCTCGGAGTGACACAAAACAATCAATTGAGAAAGAGAATTTGAGCTAGACAATCTAGAAACCAATCATCAAATCTTTTTGAAATTAATGTTGTTTGAACCAGACTCTGCTAGTTACAAGCAAGTATTGAGTTTTTTGTACCCCAAACTTCCTATTCTCTCCTCTTCAATTACTAGTCTTAAGGGATTTAAGGGAATTTTTGAGTTAATAAGAAAACTAGATATTAACTCTTTTCCAGAGAGTACTAGAGTTGAAGGTTTCTGAGATTATCTATTATCTTTCGCTTATTCCAGTTTTTTTGGAATGGAGGAGGAGGTTAATCATCACTCTTTGTACTCTAAAGAAGGCTACAAGAAATTAAAAAAAGAGCTTTTAGAGATTGAGTGAAAGGTCTACTATGACTTCGAGTCCTATGAAGATACTCTCACTCAACTCTCTCTTCAGATCTTTAGAGGGAAAGAACTCTATCTCAAGGAAAACCTAATACTAGAAGGGAAAGAAGAGTTAGAAGAGTTTGAAAGAGAGCTCATCTTGAAATTAGCCACTCCCTTCTCTCAACTAGCTTTAGAACTCAAAGAGCTAAAGAAAAAAGTAGTTTATATCTCCTTCAATAAGACTTTTGAGTGTGAGTGATTAAAAAAACTTTTTGATAAATACAAAGAGAAAAATAGAAAACTTGCTATCTTGGTCCAATTTATTCAACTACTAACCATTGACTTAAGTGATTGATTTAAATGCTCAAAAAATCTCTCACTTAACTTAATAGGTCCACTAGAAGGAGCTCACAGCCTAAAAAAACTAACTAAGTTAGTTGCTGAAAAGAAATATTCAGAGATAGAGATGGTTCAAGAAGGTAGAACTGCTCAACTCTTATATTTCTACTTCTATCTCTTTGAAGATCCATTAAGCAATAAACATTTAGCCCCTAATAGTTGAATAGTTAAGGAAAGAGGGCCTTCTCCTCTAAAAGAACAACTCAAAGCATATTGTGAGTTAGATGTTGAGAATATGGTCTTAGCTGTGAATTGACTTAAGAAAGAATACAAAAGCCAAAAATATCAACTAGTAAGCCAAGAAGATATTCTAAGCTTTATTAGTTATTTAAAGAATCAACCCCCTTCCGCTTTAGCCCAGTTAATTAAGAATTATGCAATCTGAAGAATTAACTACCATTCTTAAAAGGAATTCCTATATTTTTATTAATTATTCCTAGAACGGCTCAAAAAACTATTGAGGTGAAGAAGAGAGGGGAAGAAAGACTATCAAATCTATCTCAAAACCCTCCTACCTTATCTCCAAATAATCTCCCAAAGTTCTTGTAACCTAAAGCTCTTTTACAAAGACTAAAGGTGCAGTCCCCTCAATTAGAAAGCACAGAGGTAAACCCAACTAAAAAGATTACAAAAGCAATAAATCCAACATCTTGATTGTGAAAGTTTCCCTTTCCGAATCACTCTGACTTAAATGCATAAATACTTAAAGCAGAAAAGACTATTGCAGAAAGTAGTGCAGAGCAAATAGTTCCCTCTAGAGTCTTAGTTGGGCTGTAGTCAGAAAGTCTAGTCGCTCC
This window harbors:
- a CDS encoding DUF5385 family protein, whose amino-acid sequence is MTGSSVFSILPVFCVIGAFYFITKKKREQQSKQLSRKDDIWYVVKEYLKLSGRQGHKLADLSLYPRAQSISTLREYIFEVRQTLRVENARLQGIKLKAKKPSKLNQLLPFVQKPIKVFPKEEKYQRQIELKTLVLLAEKFSAYREYLDIYKQAIKSEKFLELVKKKLIGEALSKLTKQKKKIISRNRYLVCFRTIDKNHFLTPWEAIEIELFKNPKKNSKEKYKILFTSALNYNEELHWIYAMQLKYLRDKKNVEKRSIEAQRELERKQKRKEKLNKFFRLNKSQKKS
- a CDS encoding DUF2779 domain-containing protein translates to MLYYKGSWSLLLLSYSAKPNSTYLSKFLFFFLSLKKYLGIEIQEFVIAWFNESGQLQLSNYLPTVKKVTKSTIPDYFKISRALGLPEFRVKSPFTFVEQTWAGNDSNGAEQKREKIVEALLEMKEEFPKRLQQLTQLAKRLLENIPEELEILSEWHKTINWEREFELDNLETNHQIFLKLMLFEPDSASYKQVLSFLYPKLPILSSSITSLKGFKGIFELIRKLDINSFPESTRVEGFWDYLLSFAYSSFFGMEEEVNHHSLYSKEGYKKLKKELLEIEWKVYYDFESYEDTLTQLSLQIFRGKELYLKENLILEGKEELEEFERELILKLATPFSQLALELKELKKKVVYISFNKTFECEWLKKLFDKYKEKNRKLAILVQFIQLLTIDLSDWFKCSKNLSLNLIGPLEGAHSLKKLTKLVAEKKYSEIEMVQEGRTAQLLYFYFYLFEDPLSNKHLAPNSWIVKERGPSPLKEQLKAYCELDVENMVLAVNWLKKEYKSQKYQLVSQEDILSFISYLKNQPPSALAQLIKNYAIWRINYHS
- the rpsT gene encoding 30S ribosomal protein S20 produces the protein MAVKKKVNSRAKSRAKELKKERVRYELRRRAKKQIKKQLSFVVETNNLTEEIIKEKQGALSLLYKTLDSKQSKGLITKGRANRLKSKSTKKLNQLISSDA
- a CDS encoding TatD family hydrolase, which produces MEIFETHVHFTSREFSAYYERLISLEANFLYLNVATSLSESKEVIEQAKKFEKLYCAIGIHPLYLSEVNKEMKEVINQLEEIIQRNKGKVLAIGEIGLDFYRVTKEESYEQQIKWLDAQLQLARKYNLSSVLHIRNAMTEAIEFLKQQPSFYGIIHSFYGTKENLRELLELSKDCFISFSPLIFRDIERFRELISETPIDRLLVESDSPYLALGPTICRSILRVISEVKKIELSELKKIVLDNSKRALKLLK
- a CDS encoding GTPase, translating into MQLTNKATKYLPLYLHKSFKHISNLMPYISLILLVVDGRVPQLKELYIKEIKRKWANKEILVIFSKQDLLPYPKPEHSFDLRKPSSKRAILRLINSKLKSLTLSTKESTNSLIIMGGANSGKSSLINLLIGRKKVKKSPEAGTTRGITRHKIPATPLLIYDSPGLFPTNLNKELRILFRLLNFLPATEGGQEVIGEWAYNYLIGSHPDKLQKLLPNSLENLSYHSFLKALAQRYRLLEKRGELSLELAEQKFLQLIRNGTIGNLYWLMPPPLGNEFQRETSK